Below is a window of Synechococcus sp. RSCCF101 DNA.
TCGACCCTCCGGCGTGCTGCCGGGCAGGTCGCGGCCGTAGGCATCGATGTTCTGCCCGAGCAGGGTCACCTCCCGGTAGCCCCGCGCGGCGAGCCCCTTGATCTCGGAGCGGATCGCCGCCGGCAGCCGCGACTGCTCCCTGCCCCGGACCGCGGGCACCACGCAGTAGGTGCAGCGTTCGTTGCAGCCGTAGATCACGTTGACCCAGGCGCAGACGCTGCTGTCGCGGCGGGCCGTGCTGATGTCCTCGAGGATGTGGTGCTCGTCGGTCGCCACCACCTGCTGACCGTTGGCCACCTGCTGCAGGAGCGTTTCCAGCCGATTGGCGTGCTGGGGACCCATCACCAGATCCAGCTCGGGCACCCGCCGCAGCAGGGCGGCACCCTCCTGCTGGGCCACGCATCCGGCCACCACCAGGGTCAGGCTCGGGTCCAGGCGCTTGCGCTGGGCCTGTCGCCCCAGGTGGCTGTAGACCTTCTGCTCGGCGTTGTCGCGGATGGTGCAGGTGTTGTAGAGAACGACGCTCGCGCTCTGCTCCGTCTCCGCCGGCCGCAGGCCCATCGACTCCAGGATGCCGGCCATCCGTTCGGAATCGGCCTTGTTCATCTGGCAGCCGAAGGTGGTGATCCAGTAGGTCCTGCCGGCGGCGGCGCCGGTCTCCTCCGGATCGGCCGGCCCGCTCAGGGGCCTGACGGAATGAGGGCTCAGCGTCGAGGTCATGAGGGCAGTCTGGGCCATTGCACCTCCGGCTGTTCCAGCAGGCTCAGCTGCTGACTCGCCAGCGTCAGCTTGCGGGCCGTCTCCCGGTAGAGGAGGCGCATCAGCGCCAGAGCCAGCGCCGATTCGCTCCGCTCGAGCTGCTCGAACACCGCGCGGCTCAGCACACGGCAGCAGCCCTCCGTCTCGCTCACCACGTCCGCACCGTGGCGACTGCCGGTGACGAAGGCGACTTCGCCGAAACACACCCCCGGTCCGAAGGTGGCCAGCCGCACCGGCCGCTGCGCGCCCGGACGATCGAGCACCGCACTGAAGCTGCCGGCCTCGATCACGAACAGGGCATCGGCCTCACTCCCTGCGCGGCAGACCGTCTCGCCCGCCGCGTAGCAGCGCACCTCCATCAGCCGCGCCAGCTGGCCGGGGCAGGGATCGGGCAGCTGGCCGAGGAGATCGGCCGCACCGCCAGCCTCCGGCCCTGTCCGGTCATCAGCGTCATCCGGTCTGCTCCGGTCCTCCAGCAGGAGTGTTTCGGCCGCCTCGATGGCGGGATCGAGACCGGGGTACACGGCCACGTTCTCAATGCGGAGCAGTTCCTGCAGCGGATCCGCCAGATGGCCCAGGCCACAGAGCAGAACCGTGACGCTGCTGCGGTGGAGTGTCTCGAACGCCGGCCGCAGCAGGTCGATGCCGATGCGTGAGACGTCCAGCACCCCAGCCAGATCGAGGACGAGAAAGCTGCCCGGCTCCGCGCAGGGCTCGATGTAGGCCAGCAGCTCCTCGGTGGCTGCGAAGTCGAGCACTCCCTGCACCTGCAGCACCCGGATGCGATCCCCGCACCGATCCAGCACGGCGCATTCCGCCCGGTCGCGCCAGTGCCGTGAATGCCGCGTGCAGGCGGTGGTGGCGGAACGGATGGTGGTGCCTGAGCGGGGCGGCTGGTCGAACAGATGCAGCTGCCATCGCCGTGAGAGCTCCTCGCAGACCGCGACCCCGCGCACCGAATTGCCGTAGGCATCCAGGGGTGGCGAGTACACCGCCAGGCCCAGCTGGCCCGGAACCACCGCCAGCAGGCCGCCTCCCACACCGCTCTTGGCCGGCATTCCGACCGTGTGCAGCCACTGGCCGCTGTAGTCGTACATGCCGCAGCTGCCCATCACCGCCAGCACGGCGCTGCTCAGTTCCGGATCGATGACCCGGGTGCCGCGGAAGGGATGGCGTCCCTGGCAGGCCAGGCAGGAGGCCATCACCGCCAGATCCCGGCAGGTGACCTGCACCGAGCACTGACGGAAGTAGAGCTGCAGCGAGGCCTCGGGGTCGGTCTCGATGATCCCGGCATTGCGTAGCAGGTGACCGATGGCCCGGTTGCGGTGGCCGCTGTCCCGTTCGGAGCGGAACACGGCTTCGTCCACCTCCAGGGGCCGGCCCGCCAGCCCGGCGTAGAAGGCCAGGAGCCCGGCCTCGGCGCCATCGGGGTCGTGCGCCCAGATCTGGGCCGTGGTGGCGATGGCACCGGCGTTGATCATCGGGTTCATCGGAATCCCGCTGTCCGGATCGAGGCTGATGGCGTTGAAGGCCTCTCCGGATGGCTCCACCCCCACCTTCTGCAGCATCTTCTCGGGAGAGAGGAGCGAGAGCGCCAGGGCGTAGCTGAAGGGCTTGGAGATCGACTGGATGGTGAAGGGTGTCTCGCTGTCGCCGACGCTGTACAGACGACCGTCGCTGGTGGCCACCGCAATGCCGAAGGCATCGGGACTGGCCCGCGCCAGCTCGGGGATGTAGTCCGCCAGCCGGCCGTCGCGCCGGCCGATGAGGCTCTGATGGACCTCATTCAGCAGACCCTGGATCAGCGAGGACGTCGCCGCAGGTGTGGGCATGGCGCGATCCGGAGGCGGCCTTCCAGGTTCCCGCAAGGGAAGGTTGTGGCAGGTTGAGACCCGGTCTCATTGCCAGGGCCCGCGCCGATGCTGATCCGCATCCGCCCCTTTCGCCTCACCAAGGCCGTGCCTCTGGCGATCAGTCGGGGCACCACGTCGGCCGTGACCCATCTGGAGGTTCGGCTGGACCATGAGGGCCTGGTGGGCATCGGGGAAACCGGTGGCTTCGAGACCGGTCATCGTGGTTATGAGACCGATGCCGTGGCCGCTGAGCTGAAGGCGTTGCCGCCCGATCTGGGTGGCCTGGATCCGCGGATGCCCCAGGCCTTCGAGTCGCTTCTGGCCGGCCTGTCGCCGCCGGCGCGCTGCGGCCTCGATCTGGCTCTGCTCGACTGGTGGGCCCGCTGGCTGAATCGGCCCCTCTGGCAGCTCTGGGGACTGCAGAGCGAGACGGGTCAGCTGGCCACCAGCGTGACGCTCGGTCTGGGCACGGTGGGGGCCGTTCTCTCCCGCCTGGAGCGCTGGTGGACCCAGCTGCCGGCGAGCCGCATCAAGCTCAAGCTGGGCAGTTCGGATGGCCCAGGGCATGACCGGCTGCTGCTGCATGCCGTGGCCGGCGCGCTGGAGCGCAGGCGTGAGGAGCACGGGCAGCCCCTGGAGCTGCAGGTGGATGCCAATGGCGGCTGGACCGTGGAATCCACCCTCCGTCTGATGCCGGATCTGGTGCGCTGCGGCGTCAGCCTGCTGGAACAGCCCCTGCCGCCCGATCCGGACCCGCGGCACGACAGTGCCGGCTTCGCGGCCCTGCATCCGCAGTGCCCGATGCCGCTGGTGGCCGATGAGAGCTGCTGGGATCTGGAGGATCTGCTGCGGCTGGCACCCCATGTGGACGGCATCAACATCAAGCTGCTCAAGAGCGGCGGGCTGAGCGAGGGGCTGCTGATGGCCCGCACGGCTCGCCGGCTGGGCCTCTCGGTGATGCTGGGCTGCTATTCCGACGGCGGGCTGCTCAACGGTGCGGCGGCCCAGCTGCTGCCGCTCGCCCGCTGGCCCGACCTGGACAGCCACCTCAATCTGCTGGATGACCCGTTCCGGGGCCTGCCCCTGCAGGGTGATCGCCTCAGTCCACCCCATGGCATCGGCCTGGGCATCACGATGGACAGCCGGACACGGGATGAGCCCGCCGATGCCCGCTCCTGACCCGGCGGATTTCCCGCCGCTGCGCGATCACCACCGTGTGGTGCTGCTTCAG
It encodes the following:
- a CDS encoding dipeptide epimerase is translated as MLIRIRPFRLTKAVPLAISRGTTSAVTHLEVRLDHEGLVGIGETGGFETGHRGYETDAVAAELKALPPDLGGLDPRMPQAFESLLAGLSPPARCGLDLALLDWWARWLNRPLWQLWGLQSETGQLATSVTLGLGTVGAVLSRLERWWTQLPASRIKLKLGSSDGPGHDRLLLHAVAGALERRREEHGQPLELQVDANGGWTVESTLRLMPDLVRCGVSLLEQPLPPDPDPRHDSAGFAALHPQCPMPLVADESCWDLEDLLRLAPHVDGINIKLLKSGGLSEGLLMARTARRLGLSVMLGCYSDGGLLNGAAAQLLPLARWPDLDSHLNLLDDPFRGLPLQGDRLSPPHGIGLGITMDSRTRDEPADARS
- the glsA gene encoding glutaminase A, giving the protein MPTPAATSSLIQGLLNEVHQSLIGRRDGRLADYIPELARASPDAFGIAVATSDGRLYSVGDSETPFTIQSISKPFSYALALSLLSPEKMLQKVGVEPSGEAFNAISLDPDSGIPMNPMINAGAIATTAQIWAHDPDGAEAGLLAFYAGLAGRPLEVDEAVFRSERDSGHRNRAIGHLLRNAGIIETDPEASLQLYFRQCSVQVTCRDLAVMASCLACQGRHPFRGTRVIDPELSSAVLAVMGSCGMYDYSGQWLHTVGMPAKSGVGGGLLAVVPGQLGLAVYSPPLDAYGNSVRGVAVCEELSRRWQLHLFDQPPRSGTTIRSATTACTRHSRHWRDRAECAVLDRCGDRIRVLQVQGVLDFAATEELLAYIEPCAEPGSFLVLDLAGVLDVSRIGIDLLRPAFETLHRSSVTVLLCGLGHLADPLQELLRIENVAVYPGLDPAIEAAETLLLEDRSRPDDADDRTGPEAGGAADLLGQLPDPCPGQLARLMEVRCYAAGETVCRAGSEADALFVIEAGSFSAVLDRPGAQRPVRLATFGPGVCFGEVAFVTGSRHGADVVSETEGCCRVLSRAVFEQLERSESALALALMRLLYRETARKLTLASQQLSLLEQPEVQWPRLPS